The Thaumasiovibrio subtropicus genome window below encodes:
- a CDS encoding substrate-binding periplasmic protein gives MKNRFLVGLLGLFVCEVVAETELALITEDYRPFQYVGKQGQLEGFGVELVEAMFLRAGVSIKDGSIQMLPWARGYNYTIHKANSALFMTVRNEARENLFKWVGPLAPRTMWLYKLRARRDIQLETLEDAHGYRIGGYNQSADTLYMESLGFQIDKTPHQHVLTRYLLRGRVDLISSLEMTMSERLKELGESKDVVEKVMMLDKRYSYYLALNKATPDEVVEKLQHALDGLKQDGTYAQLWAEYSE, from the coding sequence ATGAAAAATCGTTTCTTGGTGGGGCTATTGGGCTTGTTTGTCTGCGAGGTAGTTGCAGAGACAGAACTGGCATTGATCACCGAGGATTACCGTCCATTTCAATACGTGGGTAAGCAAGGGCAGCTAGAAGGTTTTGGTGTTGAGCTCGTGGAGGCGATGTTTTTGCGTGCTGGAGTGAGTATCAAAGATGGCAGTATACAAATGCTGCCATGGGCGAGGGGGTATAACTATACCATCCACAAAGCTAACAGCGCGTTATTCATGACCGTACGTAATGAAGCGCGAGAAAATTTGTTTAAGTGGGTTGGGCCGCTTGCGCCCAGAACAATGTGGCTTTACAAACTTCGCGCTCGTCGTGATATTCAGCTAGAGACCTTGGAAGATGCTCATGGCTATCGCATTGGTGGATATAATCAATCGGCAGACACGCTGTACATGGAATCATTAGGGTTTCAAATTGACAAAACCCCCCATCAACATGTCCTCACACGATACTTGCTGCGTGGGCGCGTCGATCTTATCTCTTCACTTGAAATGACCATGTCAGAACGGCTAAAAGAGTTGGGTGAATCAAAAGACGTTGTAGAGAAAGTGATGATGTTAGATAAGCGCTACAGTTACTACTTGGCACTGAACAAAGCGACGCCGGATGAGGTAGTGGAGAAGTTGCAACACGCGCTAGATGGGTTAAAGCAAGACGGGACGTATGCGCAGCTTTGGGCCGAGTATAGTGAGTGA
- a CDS encoding tetratricopeptide repeat protein, with product MTIDSTLTRSAGLDAYHNKRYHDAFPLLLTEARQGETEAQYALGMMFKEGNGIAQCDASAAIWIRRAATSGLGDAQSTLASLIEEGLTYDDTPWSESITWYKKAAEQGIPDALVRMAEHYNTGEYIAEDKALALEYLHLAAAKENYGATYELSHAYGKGQYGADIDPIKAKDWRHKSVELGCRSIGYVLADAILTKQPEERTDDEITEALTYLNIGMSRNDNIATLHLGQFYLYGIGVNIDHYKAYDLFRQSYESGEYHAAYWLGHMKTSSYPDATPPWQPDFREGIRWATIFAEKGNNPDTQFYLAANYVAGRIIERDTEKAIFWLIKAAENRHPRALGLLSTYYEEGIYVNRDTEKSQYLREKAIEYGYEFQSVPLFARLTRAAYCALVRCLNELSSTPR from the coding sequence TTGACTATCGACTCAACTCTCACTCGCTCAGCCGGACTAGATGCCTACCATAACAAGCGCTATCACGACGCTTTCCCTTTGCTGTTAACTGAAGCCAGACAAGGAGAAACGGAAGCGCAATATGCACTTGGCATGATGTTTAAAGAGGGCAATGGTATTGCACAATGTGATGCCAGCGCAGCGATTTGGATTCGGCGAGCCGCAACCAGCGGGCTTGGTGACGCACAAAGTACCTTAGCCAGCCTCATCGAGGAAGGATTGACGTATGACGATACCCCTTGGTCAGAATCTATTACCTGGTACAAAAAAGCGGCCGAACAAGGTATCCCAGATGCCTTGGTAAGAATGGCTGAACACTATAATACCGGGGAGTATATCGCAGAAGACAAAGCACTCGCCCTCGAGTATCTTCACCTTGCTGCCGCGAAAGAAAATTACGGCGCTACCTACGAGTTAAGCCATGCCTATGGGAAAGGCCAGTACGGCGCTGATATTGATCCAATTAAAGCCAAAGATTGGCGGCATAAATCGGTAGAACTTGGCTGTCGATCGATTGGCTATGTCTTGGCTGATGCGATTTTAACAAAACAGCCAGAAGAGCGCACCGATGACGAGATTACCGAAGCTTTAACGTATTTAAACATCGGCATGTCGCGTAACGATAACATAGCCACTCTTCATCTGGGCCAGTTTTACCTCTATGGCATCGGCGTTAACATCGATCATTACAAGGCTTATGACTTATTTCGCCAATCTTATGAAAGTGGTGAATACCACGCCGCTTATTGGTTGGGTCATATGAAAACCTCCTCATACCCTGATGCCACCCCGCCTTGGCAGCCCGATTTCCGCGAAGGAATTCGATGGGCAACCATTTTCGCAGAAAAGGGGAATAATCCAGACACTCAGTTCTACCTTGCAGCCAACTATGTCGCGGGAAGAATCATTGAAAGAGATACAGAGAAAGCTATCTTTTGGCTAATTAAAGCCGCTGAAAATCGACACCCTCGAGCGCTTGGACTACTCAGCACATATTACGAAGAAGGCATCTATGTAAACCGTGACACTGAAAAGTCTCAGTATCTTAGAGAAAAAGCGATCGAGTACGGATACGAGTTCCAAAGCGTCCCCCTCTTTGCTCGTCTGACTCGCGCAGCCTATTGTGCCCTTGTTCGTTGCTTAAACGAGTTATCATCGACGCCGCGTTAG
- a CDS encoding methyl-accepting chemotaxis protein has product MFNFTKRVGKKGNSLVDEPYSKTLQCNSQRISRNALEELVFKHHKTKLVIAYISPHLNFSALTRRIKESLPEVEQVITVMTAGELSHCQSALYHSAEGQWDNIVLQSYSAGMVEAIYTTSINLSFAQGMASGSPVAARVDEIAKQLSNVSVPFDINAKDTLALTLFDGLSGAENFFMQALYQNNRFPCYFVGGSAGGKLDFTQAQVALNGQIVANSACLAFIKLRKGIRYGVLKSHNFTAEAMSFTVADADPVQRVVKSVIDDAMHLVTPVDLLCKHFNCAAPELEQRLASYSFGVKIGNEMFIRSISGIDIEKGTISFFCDLNFGERLYLMRASDFEASLNRDYRAFSANKGVKPFAMIANDCILRRLKNSAALPKARAFEGVPSVAGFSTFGELLGVHQNETLTALFFYQVEDSSQFTDEYADNFAAYYSHFSAYYTRAELNSYKEVVLLQQRAIESLVNYKSLMAQLLENFGCIASYTDNTTSVLNTMRDQLTQFSEDAQNQATQQAALCGSVEQLKLNSNTIEKILNVVNNLAEQTNLLALNAAIEAARAGEYGRGFSVVADEVRSLSLNTQNSLSETGRTVTEVFVSISDIESAISEMMAVMNIVNDSSQSLSKDMLSLITTSNQASTAIASSIVDIEAVQEEMVRIDKEVDTLNQIISFSTNQVRKAS; this is encoded by the coding sequence ATGTTTAATTTTACTAAACGTGTAGGCAAAAAGGGGAATTCGTTAGTCGATGAGCCTTATAGCAAAACACTACAGTGTAATAGTCAACGTATATCTAGAAACGCGTTGGAAGAATTAGTCTTTAAGCATCATAAAACGAAGTTAGTTATCGCCTATATTTCCCCACATCTAAATTTTTCTGCTCTTACTCGACGAATTAAGGAGTCATTACCTGAAGTAGAGCAAGTGATTACTGTTATGACAGCCGGTGAGCTAAGTCATTGCCAATCTGCGTTGTACCACAGCGCTGAGGGACAGTGGGATAATATTGTTTTACAAAGTTACTCCGCCGGGATGGTAGAAGCGATCTACACCACATCAATCAACCTAAGCTTTGCGCAAGGTATGGCATCAGGCAGTCCGGTCGCGGCAAGGGTGGATGAAATCGCGAAGCAGTTAAGTAACGTCTCTGTGCCATTTGACATTAATGCGAAAGACACCTTGGCATTGACACTATTTGATGGCCTCAGCGGTGCAGAAAACTTTTTTATGCAGGCGCTATATCAGAACAATCGCTTTCCGTGTTACTTCGTGGGTGGCTCAGCTGGCGGTAAACTCGATTTTACTCAAGCTCAAGTTGCGTTAAACGGGCAGATTGTTGCGAATAGTGCCTGTCTAGCATTTATCAAGCTGCGCAAGGGGATACGCTACGGCGTCCTCAAATCGCACAACTTCACGGCTGAAGCGATGTCGTTCACTGTGGCTGATGCAGACCCGGTTCAACGTGTGGTGAAGAGTGTTATCGATGATGCGATGCATCTTGTGACGCCCGTTGACCTGCTTTGTAAGCACTTTAATTGTGCGGCTCCTGAGTTAGAACAACGTTTGGCCAGTTACTCATTTGGGGTAAAGATTGGCAACGAAATGTTTATTCGTTCAATTTCTGGTATTGATATCGAGAAGGGCACCATCAGTTTCTTTTGCGATCTTAACTTTGGTGAACGGCTTTACTTAATGCGAGCGTCTGATTTTGAAGCGTCATTAAATCGAGATTATCGCGCATTTTCTGCTAACAAGGGCGTAAAACCCTTTGCGATGATTGCTAATGATTGCATTTTAAGGCGCTTGAAAAACAGTGCTGCGTTGCCTAAAGCGCGGGCTTTTGAAGGCGTTCCATCCGTCGCAGGGTTTAGTACCTTTGGGGAATTGCTGGGTGTCCATCAAAATGAGACTCTGACAGCATTGTTTTTCTACCAAGTCGAAGATAGCAGCCAGTTTACTGATGAATATGCGGATAACTTTGCTGCCTACTACAGCCATTTCAGTGCGTACTACACGCGAGCTGAACTTAACAGTTATAAAGAAGTGGTGCTGTTACAACAGCGCGCTATTGAAAGCCTCGTCAACTATAAAAGCTTGATGGCACAGCTGTTAGAAAACTTTGGTTGTATTGCTTCTTATACCGATAACACCACGTCCGTGCTTAACACAATGCGAGATCAGTTAACGCAGTTTTCTGAAGATGCACAAAATCAAGCCACGCAACAGGCCGCGCTGTGTGGCAGCGTTGAGCAGTTGAAGCTCAACTCAAACACGATCGAGAAAATTCTCAATGTTGTTAACAACTTGGCAGAGCAAACCAATTTATTGGCATTGAATGCGGCGATTGAAGCGGCCAGAGCAGGTGAATATGGACGTGGCTTTTCCGTTGTGGCCGATGAGGTAAGAAGCCTGTCGTTGAATACTCAGAACAGCCTCAGCGAAACGGGACGCACGGTAACAGAGGTTTTTGTGTCTATTTCGGACATTGAATCCGCGATATCAGAGATGATGGCGGTGATGAATATCGTCAATGACTCATCGCAGTCGTTGAGCAAGGATATGCTGTCCCTGATTACGACATCAAATCAAGCATCAACCGCCATCGCATCGAGCATCGTGGATATAGAAGCTGTACAGGAAGAGATGGTTCGCATTGACAAAGAGGTGGATACCTTAAACCAAATAATCAGCTTTTCGACAAATCAAGTCCGTAAAGCATCTTGA